The sequence TACCGCTGGTGGCCGTCGAAGGTCGAGATCCTGCTCGACACGCTCATCGAGGACGCGGCCAAGTGCGTGCCGGTGCCCGAAAAGGGACTCCGCGACTACCTCCACGCGTTCGCCCGCTTCCTCACCCGCGAGCCGGCGGGCAAGGTCATGCTGGCGCTCCTCGCCCAGGCCCAGCACGACCCGGCCACGGCGGCGAGCTTCGAGGAGCGCTACCTCGGCCCGCGCCGGGCGGCGGAACGCGACCTGATCACGCGTGCGATCGAGGCGGGGGAGATTTCACCGCGCCTCGGCCCCGATGCCTTGCTGGACGCGCTGTTCGGCCCGATCGTCTACAGTGCACTCACCGGTTCGGGTCAGGACCTGGCCGACGCGCTCGCCGACGAACTCCTCTAGCGCCCGACCCGAGCGCCCCAATGTGGCGTTGGTTGCGTCAGACGCACCCAATGTGGCGTTCGGTGCGTTCAACGCACCGAACGCCACATTGGGGCGCTTGAGCCGGGGACGACGGAAGCCGTGGCATCGGTGAAACTTGTCGAGCGGCTGCTCTAGCGGCCCGTCCAGCGCGGCTCGCGGCCCGCCGACCAGGCCGCGTAGAACTCCTTGTGGTCCTTCGCCGTCATCAGCAGCGCCTGCGTGATCGCTTCCAGCTCGATCGCGCTGCCCAGGTCCATGTCCAGTTCGCGGGTCAGCAGCACCTTCGTCGTCGCGTACGCCAGCGCCGGGCCGTCCGCGAGCCGGCGGGCCAGCGCCGACGCCGTCGAAGCCAGGTCCGCGTCCGGCACCACCTGGGAAGCCAGGCCGATTTCCAGCGCACGGGCCGCCGGGAGCTTGTCGCCCAGGATCAGCAGTTCCGTCGCGCGGCCGAGACCGACCAGGCGGGGGAGCAGGTACGCCGAACCCATGTCCGCGCCGGCCAAGCCGACCTTCGTGAACAGGAACGCGAACTTCGCCGACTCGGCCAGCAGGCGGAAGTCGCTCGCCAGCGCGATCACCGAACCCGCGCCCGCCGCGACGCCGTTGACCGCCGCGATCACCGGGATCGGGCACTCTCGCAGGGCCTTCACCACCGCGCCGGTCATGCGCGTGAACTCCAACAGCTCCGCCGTCTCGAACTTCTGCAGCTCGCCGATGATCTCCTCGACGTCGCCGCCGGAGCAGAAACCGCGGCCCTGGCCGGTGATCACCAGCACCCGGACGTCTTCGTGCTGCGGCAGCTCCAGTACCAGGTCGCGCAGGTCGGCGTAGACGTCGAAGGTCAGCGCGTTCAGCTTTTCGGGCCGGGTGAAGGTCACCGTGGCGACGCCGGCGTCCACAGTGAACTCGAAGTGCTCCCACTCCTTCGTCAGCGGTGCGGTCGCGCGGAACGGGCTCATCGTTGTATTCCTCCGCCGTCGAGTACGAGCGTCTGGCCGTTGATCGCGGCGGCTTCCGGCGCCGCCAGGAAGGAGACGGCGAACGCCACCTCCGAAGGTTCCAGCAGCCGGCCGAGCGGGGACGCCGCCGCCAGCGCCGCTTCGGCGTCGTCGGACGAGCGACCCGTGCGCTCCTGGATGCGCGCCACCGACGTCGCCGTCATGTCGGTGCGGACGAACGCCGGGCAGACCGCGTTCGCCGTGACGCCGGTCCCGGCCAGCTCCGCCGCCACCGCGCGCACGAGACCCAGCGCCGCGTGCTTCGACGCCGTGTAGGCGGCGGTGTAGCGGTAGCCGACGTGGGACGCCGTCGAAGCCACCGTGACGATCCGGCCGCGGTCGCGCTCGCGCATCCCCGGCAGCACCGCGCGGGTGCAGAGGAAGGCACCGGTCGCGTTGACTTCGAACTGGGCGCGCCAATCGTCCACAGTGGTCCGCGCGGCCGGGGCACTGGACGAGATCCCGGCGTTGTTGACCAGGACGTCGACCGGCCCCGCCGACGCGAAATAAGCCGTGACCGCTTCTTCGTCGGTGACGTCGCACTCGGCGCTGCCGGGCGCCAGCACGGTATCGCCGAGAGAGCGGAACCGGTCGGCGATCGCCGCGCCGATGCCGCGGGTGCCGCCGGTGACCACGACCAGGCGGCTCACGGGCGGGCCGCCAGTGCGCGCCGGTCGAGCTTTCCGTTGGCGGTACGGGGAAGTTCGGTCACGAACACCACCTCGCGGGGGTACTTGTGCTTGGCCAGGTGGGCTTTCGCGTGGTCCTTCAGCTCGTCGGCCGACACCGGCGCCCGCGCCACGACGTACGCGCGCGGCACGACCAGGCCGTCGACCTCGTGGCCGACGACCGCGCAGTCCACCACGGACTCGTGCCCCAGCAGGCAGTCCTCGATCTCGCCGGGCGCGACGAACACGCCGCCGACCTTGAGCAGCGCGTCGGCGCGGCCGTGGTGGCGGAAGAAGCCTTCGGACCGGCTGAAAAGGTCGCCGGTGGTCAGCGTGTCACCGTCGAACGTGCGCGCGGACTTCTCCGGATCGCCGAAGTACTCCAGCGCGATCGTCGGCCCGGTCACCCGCAACGGCCCGATTTCGCCGTCGGGCAACGGGTTTCCGAGCTCGTCGACGACTTCGGCGGTGTAGCCGGGGACGGCGGTGCCGAGCGTGCCGACCCGGGCCTGGCCCGGCCGGTTCGACAGGTAGATGTGGTACGCCTCGGACGAGCCGATCCCGTCCACCACCGGCACGCCGAAGGCCGCGTCCCACTTCCGGTGCAGCTCCGAGGGCAGCGCCTCGCCCGCCGACGTCGTCATCCGCAGGCAGCTCAGGTCCTGCTCCGCCGCGGCCGGGTGGGCGACCATCGCGCTCATCATGGTCGGTACGTTGACCAGCACCGTCGGCCGGTGCCGGGCGATCAGCTCGAAGATCAGGTCGGCCGTGCTGCGCTCGGGGAACGCGATCCCGGCGGCCCCGACGCCGAACGGGAACAACGCCACGAGGTCGCGTGCGTAGCCGAAGAACAGCTTGGGCACGGCGAGAACCCGGTCGTCCGCCCGCAGGCCGAGCACCTGCACGGCGTACCGTTCGAAGCTCTCCAGCGGACTGCGCAAGGTGTGGACGCACGCCTTGGGTGCGCCGGTGCTGCCCGTGGTGAACTTCCAGATCCCGATGTCGTCCAAAGTGGTCGGAGCCGCGGCCAAGTCAGGAGACGCGGCGTCGAGCAGCGCGCGAAACGACTGCTCGTCCGGGCGCAGTTCCGCCGCGGGCACGCCGAGCACCAGCAGGTTCCGCGCGCCGGCGGAGCGCAACGCGGGCAGTGTGACGGCGTCCGCGACCACGGCGACCGCCTCGGTGTACCCGAGGTAGTAGGCGTAGTCCTTGGGCTGCAGGAACGGATAGACCTCGGCGGTGACCGCGCCGATCTTCTGCGCGCCGTACCAGGTCGCGACGAACTCCGGGCCGTCGCTCAACGCCAGCAGCACTCGCTGTCCTTTTCGGACACCGGCGTCGCGTAGCACGTTCCCGGCGCGGTTGGCCAGCTCGGCCAGTTCGCCGTACGAGATCGAGCGATCCCCGGCGAGCAGGGCGACGCGCCCCGATGCCACGTGCCGGTCGAGGAAGTGCGTGGCGAGGTTGAACGGCTCACTCACGGGCCAGCTCCCGGATCGCTTCCACCAGCAGGTCGGTCAACGTCGAGAACGTCTCGGCGCCCTCTTCCGCCGTCGCTTCCGCGGGCTTGCCGCAGTACGCCTCGGACATCCCCATTTCCAGGAAGCCGCCATCGGACGGGGCCGAAGCGAGGCTCACGGGCACGTGCGGCAACGTCCGCATCACCGCCTGGTCCACCAGCTCGGGCCGGTCGGCCAGCACCAGCGACGTCTCGTACCGCCCGGCGTGGCACTCGCCGGACCGGAACTCCTCGGTCAGCCGCTGCGCGTGCCGCCGCCGGACCAGGTCGAGCAGCGCGGCGCGGCCGTCGTAGGCGAAGTTGAGGGTCTCCACCGCCCGTCGCAGCGTGACCAGGTGCGCGGGCTCGAAGTGGTTGTTGACCAGCAGGATCCGGCGGAACCGCTGGCCGATCAGCGCGGCGCCGATGTCCACCAGCAGCGCATGCAGCGTCTCTTCGCCGATGTGGACG is a genomic window of Amycolatopsis lexingtonensis containing:
- a CDS encoding SDR family NAD(P)-dependent oxidoreductase is translated as MSRLVVVTGGTRGIGAAIADRFRSLGDTVLAPGSAECDVTDEEAVTAYFASAGPVDVLVNNAGISSSAPAARTTVDDWRAQFEVNATGAFLCTRAVLPGMRERDRGRIVTVASTASHVGYRYTAAYTASKHAALGLVRAVAAELAGTGVTANAVCPAFVRTDMTATSVARIQERTGRSSDDAEAALAAASPLGRLLEPSEVAFAVSFLAAPEAAAINGQTLVLDGGGIQR
- a CDS encoding benzoate-CoA ligase family protein, producing MSEPFNLATHFLDRHVASGRVALLAGDRSISYGELAELANRAGNVLRDAGVRKGQRVLLALSDGPEFVATWYGAQKIGAVTAEVYPFLQPKDYAYYLGYTEAVAVVADAVTLPALRSAGARNLLVLGVPAAELRPDEQSFRALLDAASPDLAAAPTTLDDIGIWKFTTGSTGAPKACVHTLRSPLESFERYAVQVLGLRADDRVLAVPKLFFGYARDLVALFPFGVGAAGIAFPERSTADLIFELIARHRPTVLVNVPTMMSAMVAHPAAAEQDLSCLRMTTSAGEALPSELHRKWDAAFGVPVVDGIGSSEAYHIYLSNRPGQARVGTLGTAVPGYTAEVVDELGNPLPDGEIGPLRVTGPTIALEYFGDPEKSARTFDGDTLTTGDLFSRSEGFFRHHGRADALLKVGGVFVAPGEIEDCLLGHESVVDCAVVGHEVDGLVVPRAYVVARAPVSADELKDHAKAHLAKHKYPREVVFVTELPRTANGKLDRRALAARP
- a CDS encoding creatininase family protein; amino-acid sequence: MTYFADLTSRQVAALPDGDRVPVLLLPVGAVEPHGPHAPLGTDPLISRGMCERAAERLAADDEVHVLVLPEVPYGVTRFATGFAGGVHIGEETLHALLVDIGAALIGQRFRRILLVNNHFEPAHLVTLRRAVETLNFAYDGRAALLDLVRRRHAQRLTEEFRSGECHAGRYETSLVLADRPELVDQAVMRTLPHVPVSLASAPSDGGFLEMGMSEAYCGKPAEATAEEGAETFSTLTDLLVEAIRELARE
- a CDS encoding TetR/AcrR family transcriptional regulator — its product is MPAPNQPRARSGNRRDEAARLAVLHAADDLLVEHGFGGLTIEAIAREAGVAKQTIYRWWPSKVEILLDTLIEDAAKCVPVPEKGLRDYLHAFARFLTREPAGKVMLALLAQAQHDPATAASFEERYLGPRRAAERDLITRAIEAGEISPRLGPDALLDALFGPIVYSALTGSGQDLADALADELL
- a CDS encoding enoyl-CoA hydratase family protein, whose protein sequence is MSPFRATAPLTKEWEHFEFTVDAGVATVTFTRPEKLNALTFDVYADLRDLVLELPQHEDVRVLVITGQGRGFCSGGDVEEIIGELQKFETAELLEFTRMTGAVVKALRECPIPVIAAVNGVAAGAGSVIALASDFRLLAESAKFAFLFTKVGLAGADMGSAYLLPRLVGLGRATELLILGDKLPAARALEIGLASQVVPDADLASTASALARRLADGPALAYATTKVLLTRELDMDLGSAIELEAITQALLMTAKDHKEFYAAWSAGREPRWTGR